The proteins below come from a single Triticum aestivum cultivar Chinese Spring chromosome 5D, IWGSC CS RefSeq v2.1, whole genome shotgun sequence genomic window:
- the LOC123122477 gene encoding uncharacterized protein — protein sequence MDMEAILASSNHLIEMAGGTHPHPDALVRLRQVLGAAATRCISSPPIYAFCLKQMLANFVRNFGNDIRELDNLTARLQATRSPKGRRHDVSPTAQLAGLHGNDLFRALMALHLPMTAPVELCLEAALAAQRLITHDHLDLFIHLCEDARAVDEFNSMVFMDHIKTLEKFVQEHIDLADAAATSRATTREAK from the coding sequence ATGGACATGGAGGCAATTTTGGCAAGCAGCAATCATCTTATTGAGATGGCCGGGGGCACCCACCCACATCCTGATGCTCTGGTACGCCTCCGGCAGGTGCTGGGCGCTGCTGCGACACGTTGCATCTCCAGCCCCCCCATCTACGCCTTTTGTCTAAAACAGATGTTGGCCAACTTCGTTCGCAATTTCGGCAATGACATCAGGGAGCTGGATAACCTCACTGCTCGCCTCCAGGCCACGCGCAGCCCTAAAGGCCGCCGCCATGATGTCTCCCCCACTGCCCAGCTCGCTGGCCTACATGGAAATGATCTATTCCGTGCACTGATGGCCCTGCACCTGCCCATGACCGCGCCTGTGGAGCTCTGCCTTGAGGCCGCTCTCGCCGCACAGAGACTCATAACGCATGACCACCTCGACCTTTTCATCCACCTCTGTGAGGACGCTAGGGCGGTCGATGAGTTTAACTCCATGGTCTTCATGGACCACATAAAAACCTTGGAGAAGTTCGTGCAAGAGCACATTGACCTCGCCGACGCCGCTGCCACTTCACGTGCAACCACTCGCGAAGCAAAGTAA
- the LOC123122471 gene encoding disease resistance protein RGA5 isoform X1 produces the protein MDAPSSPRKLQGPRPPRLKVRQESHAIKKPSGAPEQSQAQGHGRREQQRGQEVRVDANRRNFREVVQYLTGGVPASDSIVQQLVGQGSASQTQDFQIVEAVEGLPRELLLSPSAAVSPAARLASIERSVRPVPAQQPEVIDLTDDRFDDGGLVAVVDDDWLSLRCASPPSPPPPESTSGQFSPQGQKSAKQRSQTVSDISHSQVKQARQTKKRIQQLQAPVCAMADAMFRLPEKLDGLLSSHGQMLPRGVEEEIPLIKQDLEKMVAILQQHDDSGAEDCAMTAKCLAKEVRELSYDMEDSVDQYEQAATTSRWIAPRLKKHKFARRRVTRLPEKLRWRLWMANKMREFSLRSQEALQRYSLFNHHGDNGIRAAAIGGTGSSTPPRHDTCFGSWYPTPYEELVGIGEHVNNLEAWLGRDGEQRLKVVTVVGSGGIGKSTLVKELYRRIRGQFECRAFVRTSRKPDIRRLLISMLSQVRPHQTSHTWKLHSLIADIRTHLQDKRYLIVIDDVWATQTWDIVSRALPDGNLCSGVLITTEIDDVALKCGGYDSKYVLPMKPLGHDDSSKLFFRTAFGPQYECPPELSDVANNIIRKCAGFPLAVVTVAGLLVNQMGKPEQWDFVNKSLGYGLRKNPAPEGMKQVLNLSYNNLRLHLKACLMYLSIYEEDYIIQKNDLVKQWIAEGFIHATEEKDMVEISRICFDELISSRMIEPVHINDTGDVLSCTVHHMVLDFITHKSLEENFVTAIDHCQTTARLADKVRRLSLHFGNAEATPPTNMRLSQVRTLAYFGVIKCLPSIVEFGLLQILILHLWGDDDSISFDLTGISELFRLRYLHVTCNATLEVPQTQIRGLRYLETLKIDARVSAVPSDIVHLPGLLHLSLPVEINLPNGIGRMTSLCTLECFDISVNSVENVHSLGELTNLHDLRLTCSTVHSCYLTSKMDSMCSILTKLSNLRSLTLEPSSILDVGPSSMSISCDGLSSVSSPPACLQTFEWLPRICTFSSLPKWIGRLSKLCILKIGVRKLANNDFDILRGLPALTVLSLHIRTKPAKRILFNKIGFSVLKYFKFRCRAPWLEFEVDAMPNLLKLKLRFDAHGVDQHGTIPVGIVHLTGLKEMSAKIGGAGANDPDRRAAESALIDAIKMHPACPTLSIHCLDAMFSGEDDDIKKEDSIEHMTLQKQYDVKKEDSIEHMTLQKQYGIKKEDSIEHTTLQEQYDIKNEDLIEHMTLQIQNDIKKEDSYKQHGFLQKDYRKTLPKWSTQVRVSSLQDIEGHDDGFSWRKYGQKDILGSRNPRGYYRCTHHNTRGCQALKQLQATDGDPLLFNAIYVGNHTCTQGANSQPQPGYEQSSISVGDKAEGSIQRLEKMPPRRSKRSIQVRVRSMQDDYPADDGYSWSKYGQKDILGSKHPRGYYRCVHRPEKGCEATKQVQRSDSDTQLFDVVYHGEHTCAENVHSRGESARSLPHHVSVSAGVIPPATSESQVTYEAVSSGSTAGIHFMSPATSAGSQVTYESGSRSTTTGRFISPGMSESQVAYAEFWTWPNNVDFMLNSPINERLDLNADFVDETGPSDFD, from the exons ATGGACGCGCCTTCGTCTCCGAGGAAGCTGCAGGGCCCGCGACCGCCGCGGCTCAAAGTGCGGCAGGAGTCGCACGCCATCAAGAAGCCCTCCGGGGCGCCCGAGCAGTCCCAGGCGCAGGGGCATGGCCGGCGGGAGCAGCAGCGAGGGCAGGAGGTGCGCGTCGACGCCAATCGCAGGAACTTCAGGGAGGTTGTGCAGTATCTGACCGGTGGCGTTCCAGCCTCCGACTCGATTGTGCAGCAGCTAGTGGGTCAAGGGTCTGCATCTCAGACCCAGGACTTCCAGATCGTCGAGGCCGTGGAGGGGCTGCCGCGGGAGCTGCTGCTCTCGCCTTCCGCTGCAGTGTCCCCGGCGGCGAGGCTGGCATCCATCGAGAGGTCCGTCCGGCCAGTGCCCGCACAGCAGCCGGAAGTCATAGACTTGACGGACGACAGATTCGATGACGGCGGCCTCGTGGCGGTTGTCGATGATGACTGGCTCAGTTTGAGGTGCgcttcgccgccgtcgccgccgccgccagaatCGACCTCGGGGCAGTTCTCACCGCAAGGTCAGAAATCAGCCAAGCAGCGTTCGCAAACAGTCAGTGATATCAGCCATTCACAGGTCAAGCAAGCGCGTCAGACCAAGAAGAGAATTCAACAACTACAGGCTCCTGTCTGCGCTATGGCGGACGCCATGTTCAGGCTCCCAGAGAAGCTGGACGGGTTACTGTCCAGCCATGGCCAAATGCTGCCCCGGGGCGTGGAGGAGGAGATACCTCTCATCAAGCAAGATCTGGAGAAGATGGTTGCCATTCTCCAGCAGCACGATGACTCCGGAGCAGAGGACTGTGCTATGACGGCCAAGTGCCTGGCCAAGGAGGTGCGCGAGCTCTCATACGACATGGAGGACAGCGTCGACCAGTACGAGCAGGCCGCCACCACCAGTAGATGGATAGCTCCCCGCCTTAAAAAGCACAAGTTTGCTCGTCGTAGAGTTACACGGCTTCCGGAGAAACTCAGGTGGCGGCTATGGATGGCCAACAAGATGAGGGAGTTCAGCTTGCGCTCGCAGGAGGCGCTTCAGCGGTACAGCTTGTTTAACCACCATGGTGACAATGGCATCAGAGCTGCTGCCATTGGTGGCACTGGCAGCAGCACTCCTCCTAGACATGATACGTGTTTTGGCTCTTGGTACCCCACGCCGTATGAGGAGCTTGTTGGTATAGGTGAACATGTGAATAATCTTGAAGCGTGGCTGGGTAGGGATGGAGAGCAGAGGCTCAAGGTGGTGACTGTTGTTGGATCTGGAGGGATTGGTAAGAGCACGCTTGTCAAAGAGCTGTACCGTAGAATCAGAGGGCAATTCGAGTGCCGGGCATTTGTGAGGACGTCCCGGAAGCCTGACATCAGGAGGCTTCTCATCAGCATGCTCTCACAAGTCCGGCCACACCAAACCTCtcacacttggaaattgcatagtCTAATTGCCGACATCAGGACACATCTCCAAGATAAGAG GTACTTGATTGTAATTGATGATGTATGGGCTACGCAAACTTGGGATATAGTTAGCCGTGCCTTGCCAGATGGTAATCTTTGCAGTGGAGTACTTATAACTACAGAAATAGATGATGTAGCTCTGAAATGTGGTGGTTATGACTCTAAGTATGTTCTTCCGATGAAACCACTTGGTCACGATGATTCAAGCAAATTATTTTTCAGAACAGCTTTTGGTCCACAATATGAATGTCCTCCAGAACTCAGTGATGTTGCAAATAATATAATAAGGAAATGTGCTGGTTTCCCATTAGCAGTGGTTACTGTTGCTGGTCTTTTAGTAAACCAGATGGGCAAACCAGAGCAGTGGGATTTTGTGAATAAATCCTTAGGTTATGGTTTGAGGAAAAATCCTGCTCCAGAGGGGATGAAACAAGTACTAAACCTTAGTTACAACAATCTTCGTCTGCATTTGAAGGCATGCCTGATGTATCTCAGTATATATGAAGAGGACTACATAATTCAGAAGAATGATTTGGTAAAGCAATGGATAGCTGAAGGATTTATCCATGCGACAGAAGAGAAAGATATGGTGGAAATATCAAGGATATGTTTTGATGAGCTCATCAGTAGCAGAATGATCGAACCTGTACATATAAATGACACCGGTGATGTTTTGTCTTGCACAGTGCATCACATGGTACTTGATTTTATTACACACAAGTCCTTGGAAGAGAATTTCGTCACTGCAATAGATCATTGTCAGACAACTGCACGACTCGCAGACAAAGTTCGTCGGCTGTCTCTTCACTTTGGTAATGCAGAAGCGACGCCACCAACAAATATGAGACTATCACAAGTTCGCACTCTCGCATATTTCGGGGTAATCAAGTGTTTGCCTTCCATTGTGGAGTTTGGACTTCTTCAAATTCTAATCCTGCATCTTTGGGGCGATGATGATAGCATCAGTTTTGATCTCACTGGAATATCTGAGCTTTTTCGGCTGAGATATTTACACGTCACATGTAATGCCACCTTGGAAGTACCACAAACTCAGATACGAGGTCTACGATATTTGGAGACACTGAAAATAGATGCAAGAGTAAGTGCTGTTCCATCGGACATTGTTCATTTGCCGGGCTTATTGCACCTAAGTCTTCCTGTTGAGATAAATCTGCCCAATGGTATTGGCCGCATGACATCACTTTGCACACTTGAATGTTTTGATATAAGTGTTAACTCAGTAGAGAATGTGCACAGCCTTGGTGAGCTGACAAATCTTCATGATCTTCGACTCACCTGTTCTACAGTACATTCTTGTTATCTAACGAGCAAAATGGATAGTATGTGTTCCATTCTGACGAAACTCAGCAACCTCAGGTCTCTAACTCTGGAGCCTTCAAGTATTCTGGATGTTGGACCTTCAAGCATGAGCATTTCCTGTGACGGGTTGAGCAGTGTATCCTCTCCTCCAGCGTGTCTTCAGACGTTTGAGTGGTTGCCGCGCATTTGCACCTTCTCCAGCCTCCCCAAGTGGATTGGACGTCTCAGCAAGCTCTGCATTTTAAAGATTGGGGTTAGGAAACTAGCGAACAATGATTTTGATATTCTCAGAGGATTGCCTGCACTCACAGTTTTGTCGCTGCATATCCGAACAAAGCCTGCAAAAAGGATTCTCTTCAATAAGATAGGATTCTCAGTTCTCAAGTACTTCAAGTTCAGGTGCCGTGCACCTTGGCTGGAATTTGAGGTGGACGCAATGCCTAATCTTTTGAAACTCAAGCTACGTTTTGATGCCCATGGAGTAGATCAACATGGTACTATACCTGTTGGCATCGTGCACTTAACAGGCCTGAAGGAAATGTCTGCAAAAATTGGGGGTGCTGGTGCCAATGACCCTGATAGAAGGGCTGCAGAATCAGCTTTGATTGATGCTATTAAGATGCATCCGGCATGTCCCACCTTGAGCATACATTGTTTAGATGCGATGTTCAGTGGTGAAGATGATGATATCAAGAAGGAAGACTCAATTGAACACATGACTCTGCAAAAGCAATACGATGTCAAGAAGGAAGACTCAATTGAACACATGACTCTGCAAAAACAATATGGTATCAAGAAGGAAGACTCAATTGAACACACGACTCTGCAAGAACAATATGATATCAAGAACGAAGACTTAATTGAGCACATGACACTGCAAATACAAAATGATATCAAGAAGGAAGACTCCTATAAACAGCACGGATTTCTTCAAAAGGACTACAG GAAGACCCTGCCCAAGTGGAGCACACAGGTAAGGGTGAGCTCCTTGCAGGATATTGAGGGTCACGATGATGGCTTCAGCTGGAGGAAGTATGGTCAGAAGGATATCCTCGGCTCCAGGAACCCAAG AGGTTACTACCGATGCACGCACCATAACACACGGGGCTGCCAAGCATTGAAGCAGCTGCAGGCCACAGATGGCGACCCACTCTTATTTAATGCCATCTATGTCGGGAACCACACATGCACTCAGGGCGCGAACTCGCAGCCACAGCCTGGGTATGAGCAGAGCTCCATCTCTGTGGGGGACAAGGCTGAGGGGAGCATTCAGAGGCTTGAGAAGATGCCGCCACG GAGGTCCAAGCGAAGCATACAGGTGAGGGTGAGGTCCATGCAGGACGACTATCCGGCAGATGACGGCTATAGCTGGAGTAAGTACGGCCAGAAGGACATTCTCGGGTCCAAGCACCCAAG AGGTTACTACCGGTGCGTGCACAGGCCCGAAAAGGGCTGCGAGGCAACCAAGCAGGTGCAGCGATCGGACAGCGACACACAGCTCTTTGACGTCGTGTACCACGGGGAGCACACATGCGCTGAGAATGTGCATTCGCGGGGTGAGAGTGCGCGTTCACTGCCGCATCATGTCTCTGTCTCCGCGGGGGTCATACCTCCAGCGACGTCTGAGAGCCAGGTTACCTATGAGGCGGTCAGCAGCGGAAGTACAGCCGGGATCCACTTCATGTCCCCGGCAACGTCTGCGGGTAGCCAGGTTACCTACGAGAGTGGCAGCAGAAGTACGACAACGGGTCGATTCATCTCCCCGGGGATGTCAGAGAGCCAGGTTGCCTACGCCGAATTTTGGACTTGGCCCAATAATGTTGACTTTATGCTGAACTCCCCGATAAACGAAAGGCTGGACCTGAATGCTGATTTTGTGGATGAAACTGGCCCTTCTGACTTTGACTGA
- the LOC123122478 gene encoding auxin-responsive protein SAUR36: MVSAKRLAQMAKKWQRMASIGRKRLTQTTSAVKGAANDERCATSPSVAMKGHCVVYTADSVRFEVPLAYLDTAVFCELLAMSQEEFGFAGGYDGRIMLPCDATVMEYALRLLRRDASTEVVMAFMSSIARPCSFEGSVVGVGLNKQAVVC, encoded by the coding sequence ATGGTCAGTGCCAAGAGACTTGCTCAGATGGCAAAGAAGTGGCAGAGGATGGCGTCCATCGGGAGGAAGAGGCTCACCCAAACCACATCAGCGGTCAAAGGAGCAGCCAATGACGAGCGATGTGCAACTTCGCCGTCGGTTGCAATGAAGGGCCACTGTGTGGTGTACACCGCCGACAGTGTGCGGTTTGAGGTGCCGCTGGCATACCTCGACACGGCGGTCTTCTGCGAGCTCCTGGCAATGtcccaagaggagttcggctttgCAGGTGGCTATGATGGGAGGATCATGCTGCCCTGTGATGCCACGGTCATGGAGTATGCCCTGCGCTTGCTCCGGAGAGATGCCTCCACGGAAGTCGTGATGGCATTCATGAGCTCCATCGCGAGGCCGTGCAGCTTCGAGGGCAGTGTGGTGGGCGTAGGGCTTAACAAGCAAGCAGTAGTTTGTTAG
- the LOC123122471 gene encoding disease resistance protein RGA5 isoform X2: MDAPSSPRKLQGPRPPRLKVRQESHAIKKPSGAPEQSQAQGHGRREQQRGQEVRVDANRRNFREVVQYLTGGVPASDSIVQQLVGQGSASQTQDFQIVEAVEGLPRELLLSPSAAVSPAARLASIERSVRPVPAQQPEVIDLTDDRFDDGGLVAVVDDDWLSLRCASPPSPPPPESTSGQFSPQGQKSAKQRSQTVSDISHSQVKQARQTKKRIQQLQAPVCAMADAMFRLPEKLDGLLSSHGQMLPRGVEEEIPLIKQDLEKMVAILQQHDDSGAEDCAMTAKCLAKEVRELSYDMEDSVDQYEQAATTSRWIAPRLKKHKFARRRVTRLPEKLRWRLWMANKMREFSLRSQEALQRYSLFNHHGDNGIRAAAIGGTGSSTPPRHDTCFGSWYPTPYEELVGIGEHVNNLEAWLGRDGEQRLKVVTVVGSGGIGKSTLVKELYRRIRGQFECRAFVRTSRKPDIRRLLISMLSQVRPHQTSHTWKLHSLIADIRTHLQDKRYLIVIDDVWATQTWDIVSRALPDGNLCSGVLITTEIDDVALKCGGYDSKYVLPMKPLGHDDSSKLFFRTAFGPQYECPPELSDVANNIIRKCAGFPLAVVTVAGLLVNQMGKPEQWDFVNKSLGYGLRKNPAPEGMKQVLNLSYNNLRLHLKACLMYLSIYEEDYIIQKNDLVKQWIAEGFIHATEEKDMVEISRICFDELISSRMIEPVHINDTGDVLSCTVHHMVLDFITHKSLEENFVTAIDHCQTTARLADKVRRLSLHFGNAEATPPTNMRLSQVRTLAYFGVIKCLPSIVEFGLLQILILHLWGDDDSISFDLTGISELFRLRYLHVTCNATLEVPQTQIRGLRYLETLKIDARVSAVPSDIVHLPGLLHLSLPVEINLPNGIGRMTSLCTLECFDISVNSVENVHSLGELTNLHDLRLTCSTVHSCYLTSKMDSMCSILTKLSNLRSLTLEPSSILDVGPSSMSISCDGLSSVSSPPACLQTFEWLPRICTFSSLPKWIGRLSKLCILKIGVRKLANNDFDILRGLPALTVLSLHIRTKPAKRILFNKIGFSVLKYFKFRCRAPWLEFEVDAMPNLLKLKLRFDAHGVDQHGTIPVGIVHLTGLKEMSAKIGGAGANDPDRRAAESALIDAIKMHPACPTLSIHCLDAMFSGEDDDIKKEDSIEHMTLQKQYDVKKEDSIEHMTLQKQYGIKKEDSIEHTTLQEQYDIKNEDLIEHMTLQIQNDIKKEDSYKQHGFLQKDYRKTLPKWSTQVRVSSLQDIEGHDDGFSWRKYGQKDILGSRNPRRSKRSIQVRVRSMQDDYPADDGYSWSKYGQKDILGSKHPRGYYRCVHRPEKGCEATKQVQRSDSDTQLFDVVYHGEHTCAENVHSRGESARSLPHHVSVSAGVIPPATSESQVTYEAVSSGSTAGIHFMSPATSAGSQVTYESGSRSTTTGRFISPGMSESQVAYAEFWTWPNNVDFMLNSPINERLDLNADFVDETGPSDFD; encoded by the exons ATGGACGCGCCTTCGTCTCCGAGGAAGCTGCAGGGCCCGCGACCGCCGCGGCTCAAAGTGCGGCAGGAGTCGCACGCCATCAAGAAGCCCTCCGGGGCGCCCGAGCAGTCCCAGGCGCAGGGGCATGGCCGGCGGGAGCAGCAGCGAGGGCAGGAGGTGCGCGTCGACGCCAATCGCAGGAACTTCAGGGAGGTTGTGCAGTATCTGACCGGTGGCGTTCCAGCCTCCGACTCGATTGTGCAGCAGCTAGTGGGTCAAGGGTCTGCATCTCAGACCCAGGACTTCCAGATCGTCGAGGCCGTGGAGGGGCTGCCGCGGGAGCTGCTGCTCTCGCCTTCCGCTGCAGTGTCCCCGGCGGCGAGGCTGGCATCCATCGAGAGGTCCGTCCGGCCAGTGCCCGCACAGCAGCCGGAAGTCATAGACTTGACGGACGACAGATTCGATGACGGCGGCCTCGTGGCGGTTGTCGATGATGACTGGCTCAGTTTGAGGTGCgcttcgccgccgtcgccgccgccgccagaatCGACCTCGGGGCAGTTCTCACCGCAAGGTCAGAAATCAGCCAAGCAGCGTTCGCAAACAGTCAGTGATATCAGCCATTCACAGGTCAAGCAAGCGCGTCAGACCAAGAAGAGAATTCAACAACTACAGGCTCCTGTCTGCGCTATGGCGGACGCCATGTTCAGGCTCCCAGAGAAGCTGGACGGGTTACTGTCCAGCCATGGCCAAATGCTGCCCCGGGGCGTGGAGGAGGAGATACCTCTCATCAAGCAAGATCTGGAGAAGATGGTTGCCATTCTCCAGCAGCACGATGACTCCGGAGCAGAGGACTGTGCTATGACGGCCAAGTGCCTGGCCAAGGAGGTGCGCGAGCTCTCATACGACATGGAGGACAGCGTCGACCAGTACGAGCAGGCCGCCACCACCAGTAGATGGATAGCTCCCCGCCTTAAAAAGCACAAGTTTGCTCGTCGTAGAGTTACACGGCTTCCGGAGAAACTCAGGTGGCGGCTATGGATGGCCAACAAGATGAGGGAGTTCAGCTTGCGCTCGCAGGAGGCGCTTCAGCGGTACAGCTTGTTTAACCACCATGGTGACAATGGCATCAGAGCTGCTGCCATTGGTGGCACTGGCAGCAGCACTCCTCCTAGACATGATACGTGTTTTGGCTCTTGGTACCCCACGCCGTATGAGGAGCTTGTTGGTATAGGTGAACATGTGAATAATCTTGAAGCGTGGCTGGGTAGGGATGGAGAGCAGAGGCTCAAGGTGGTGACTGTTGTTGGATCTGGAGGGATTGGTAAGAGCACGCTTGTCAAAGAGCTGTACCGTAGAATCAGAGGGCAATTCGAGTGCCGGGCATTTGTGAGGACGTCCCGGAAGCCTGACATCAGGAGGCTTCTCATCAGCATGCTCTCACAAGTCCGGCCACACCAAACCTCtcacacttggaaattgcatagtCTAATTGCCGACATCAGGACACATCTCCAAGATAAGAG GTACTTGATTGTAATTGATGATGTATGGGCTACGCAAACTTGGGATATAGTTAGCCGTGCCTTGCCAGATGGTAATCTTTGCAGTGGAGTACTTATAACTACAGAAATAGATGATGTAGCTCTGAAATGTGGTGGTTATGACTCTAAGTATGTTCTTCCGATGAAACCACTTGGTCACGATGATTCAAGCAAATTATTTTTCAGAACAGCTTTTGGTCCACAATATGAATGTCCTCCAGAACTCAGTGATGTTGCAAATAATATAATAAGGAAATGTGCTGGTTTCCCATTAGCAGTGGTTACTGTTGCTGGTCTTTTAGTAAACCAGATGGGCAAACCAGAGCAGTGGGATTTTGTGAATAAATCCTTAGGTTATGGTTTGAGGAAAAATCCTGCTCCAGAGGGGATGAAACAAGTACTAAACCTTAGTTACAACAATCTTCGTCTGCATTTGAAGGCATGCCTGATGTATCTCAGTATATATGAAGAGGACTACATAATTCAGAAGAATGATTTGGTAAAGCAATGGATAGCTGAAGGATTTATCCATGCGACAGAAGAGAAAGATATGGTGGAAATATCAAGGATATGTTTTGATGAGCTCATCAGTAGCAGAATGATCGAACCTGTACATATAAATGACACCGGTGATGTTTTGTCTTGCACAGTGCATCACATGGTACTTGATTTTATTACACACAAGTCCTTGGAAGAGAATTTCGTCACTGCAATAGATCATTGTCAGACAACTGCACGACTCGCAGACAAAGTTCGTCGGCTGTCTCTTCACTTTGGTAATGCAGAAGCGACGCCACCAACAAATATGAGACTATCACAAGTTCGCACTCTCGCATATTTCGGGGTAATCAAGTGTTTGCCTTCCATTGTGGAGTTTGGACTTCTTCAAATTCTAATCCTGCATCTTTGGGGCGATGATGATAGCATCAGTTTTGATCTCACTGGAATATCTGAGCTTTTTCGGCTGAGATATTTACACGTCACATGTAATGCCACCTTGGAAGTACCACAAACTCAGATACGAGGTCTACGATATTTGGAGACACTGAAAATAGATGCAAGAGTAAGTGCTGTTCCATCGGACATTGTTCATTTGCCGGGCTTATTGCACCTAAGTCTTCCTGTTGAGATAAATCTGCCCAATGGTATTGGCCGCATGACATCACTTTGCACACTTGAATGTTTTGATATAAGTGTTAACTCAGTAGAGAATGTGCACAGCCTTGGTGAGCTGACAAATCTTCATGATCTTCGACTCACCTGTTCTACAGTACATTCTTGTTATCTAACGAGCAAAATGGATAGTATGTGTTCCATTCTGACGAAACTCAGCAACCTCAGGTCTCTAACTCTGGAGCCTTCAAGTATTCTGGATGTTGGACCTTCAAGCATGAGCATTTCCTGTGACGGGTTGAGCAGTGTATCCTCTCCTCCAGCGTGTCTTCAGACGTTTGAGTGGTTGCCGCGCATTTGCACCTTCTCCAGCCTCCCCAAGTGGATTGGACGTCTCAGCAAGCTCTGCATTTTAAAGATTGGGGTTAGGAAACTAGCGAACAATGATTTTGATATTCTCAGAGGATTGCCTGCACTCACAGTTTTGTCGCTGCATATCCGAACAAAGCCTGCAAAAAGGATTCTCTTCAATAAGATAGGATTCTCAGTTCTCAAGTACTTCAAGTTCAGGTGCCGTGCACCTTGGCTGGAATTTGAGGTGGACGCAATGCCTAATCTTTTGAAACTCAAGCTACGTTTTGATGCCCATGGAGTAGATCAACATGGTACTATACCTGTTGGCATCGTGCACTTAACAGGCCTGAAGGAAATGTCTGCAAAAATTGGGGGTGCTGGTGCCAATGACCCTGATAGAAGGGCTGCAGAATCAGCTTTGATTGATGCTATTAAGATGCATCCGGCATGTCCCACCTTGAGCATACATTGTTTAGATGCGATGTTCAGTGGTGAAGATGATGATATCAAGAAGGAAGACTCAATTGAACACATGACTCTGCAAAAGCAATACGATGTCAAGAAGGAAGACTCAATTGAACACATGACTCTGCAAAAACAATATGGTATCAAGAAGGAAGACTCAATTGAACACACGACTCTGCAAGAACAATATGATATCAAGAACGAAGACTTAATTGAGCACATGACACTGCAAATACAAAATGATATCAAGAAGGAAGACTCCTATAAACAGCACGGATTTCTTCAAAAGGACTACAG GAAGACCCTGCCCAAGTGGAGCACACAGGTAAGGGTGAGCTCCTTGCAGGATATTGAGGGTCACGATGATGGCTTCAGCTGGAGGAAGTATGGTCAGAAGGATATCCTCGGCTCCAGGAACCCAAG GAGGTCCAAGCGAAGCATACAGGTGAGGGTGAGGTCCATGCAGGACGACTATCCGGCAGATGACGGCTATAGCTGGAGTAAGTACGGCCAGAAGGACATTCTCGGGTCCAAGCACCCAAG AGGTTACTACCGGTGCGTGCACAGGCCCGAAAAGGGCTGCGAGGCAACCAAGCAGGTGCAGCGATCGGACAGCGACACACAGCTCTTTGACGTCGTGTACCACGGGGAGCACACATGCGCTGAGAATGTGCATTCGCGGGGTGAGAGTGCGCGTTCACTGCCGCATCATGTCTCTGTCTCCGCGGGGGTCATACCTCCAGCGACGTCTGAGAGCCAGGTTACCTATGAGGCGGTCAGCAGCGGAAGTACAGCCGGGATCCACTTCATGTCCCCGGCAACGTCTGCGGGTAGCCAGGTTACCTACGAGAGTGGCAGCAGAAGTACGACAACGGGTCGATTCATCTCCCCGGGGATGTCAGAGAGCCAGGTTGCCTACGCCGAATTTTGGACTTGGCCCAATAATGTTGACTTTATGCTGAACTCCCCGATAAACGAAAGGCTGGACCTGAATGCTGATTTTGTGGATGAAACTGGCCCTTCTGACTTTGACTGA
- the LOC123122474 gene encoding auxin-responsive protein SAUR36, with product MVSAKRLAQMAKNWQRMAAMGRKRLTRTTTAAAKGSIIENECSTALSPSVAMKGHCVVYTADNSARFEVPLAYPSTAFFSELLTMSQEAFGFAGGNDGRIMLPCDATVLEYAMCLLRRDASVEVMRVFMSSVARPCSSFEGGAVAPCVGLGHEVAAC from the coding sequence ATGGTCAGTGCCAAGAGACTTGctcagatggcaaagaactggcaaAGGATGGCGGCCATGGGGAGGAAGAGGCTCACCCGGACCACGACAGCAGCGGCGAAAGGGTCCATCATAGAGAATGAGTGCAGCACAGCGTTGTCGCCGTCGGTGGCGATGAAGGGCCACTGTGTGGTGTACACGGCCGACAACAGTGCGCGGTTTGAGGTGCCGCTGGCATACCCCAGCACGGCGTTCTTCAGCGAGCTCCTGACCATGTCCCAGGAGGCGTTCGGCTTTGCAGGCGGCAATGACGGGAGGATTATGCTGCCCTGCGATGCCACGGTCCTGGAGTACGCCATGTGCTTGCTCCGGAGAGATGCCTCCGTGGAAGTCATGAGAGTGTTCATGAGCTCCGTCGCGAGGCCATGCAGCAGCTTTGAAGGCGGCGCGGTGGCGCCATGCGTAGGGCTTGGTCATGAAGTAGCTGCTTGTTAG